In a single window of the Dysgonomonas mossii genome:
- a CDS encoding alpha-2-macroglobulin family protein produces MKKHLFFILLFFSLSSIMRSQTSNNKYENEWKNIEQLASEDLPQSALQSVDDVLKMAISEKNNTQVIKALIYKNKFKKEIDFSDNEGILSDLRQLLNQSNDTTEKALLNSMLAEAYLDYYNANSWEINRRTNLSDVIPDDIKEWTGNIFVNKIADHLKLSVADIATLKKHTTKEYDDIINLGKDTERFPTLYDFLMKRAIEIAENIQNIDNSDFDPTLIGLDIKQLILPADEFVKLSMKLASGNRMLAYIYYQQYLKDLLDRNMTATIISMEIGKITFTQNKSNSFTPKDVLDTYLKLEKKYESNENCSEIIAKIVDAYNYGTDGMDTAKRNETIYAWLKKGLDKYPKSYGARILRQQLNVLESPILLVNGKNLQYPNEEIRLKVEYKNVKTDSIAPFKLLRKLNGKYSLIKEYSLNLTSKTTYNADTLDLNIGKLQPGEYTFTTRTIEELDKEIPKGEEEDMLYNRWDDNKFKFIVSSLMTFSRNSAKNEYEIFVVDRNSGKPIKDATVRIHSIVRKKDDKKILLARLKTNEIGIATFIDSRDIKDLYSVAKYKVELGADSCLQAENLNSNSYRWERTVPYSTQENTINIFTDRSIYRPGQTVYFKAIVIDKESKVLANQTCTIELLDVNDETVTEKDIITNEFGSASGEFILPQSGLLGQYSIMATGGGAGTNYFKVEEYKRPTFEITFDKLKETYAFGEEIKLKGYAKNYSGVSLQQADVNYTITRKQLDIWRWGRGYKAPFADGTVKTNDDGSFEVVFTPQPADEKRYTPFNQQNYTFEVTATVTDVNGETQSNQYSINVGNISMAINIDIPSQIEKSGNDKINIGAKNLQGEDIKTSGTYILYSLSENDSINKKVFDATFETGEQTKLKSFLQSQPSGKYQLKVKALDSKNNEIDEKANFILYSFSDKKPPIKTNEWLVKKNTSLSPNKPAEVIFGVSDKDIYVLYQLNNNKKVFERRFIKMSEANQLFTVPYKAEYGDEIYMSFTFVKDGKLYNQNVSLAKETEKTDTKLNLKLEVFRDKLRPGQAETWTISVKDTTNTPSIAEVLASMYDVSLDKLYPYMAWNFNHPYIGKEAIYPISFDYPSRYWNLDESKWFYAGSLYMAEMNTSEEKTPARRFDQLNWFGYINKSFEEYIYEKSNQSIGIITSSGIGSDGIFAADMAVLNESMVMGVAPALTPQQARSKSLDGYFAADSISRQEETANEENNAPTPQIRQNFNETAFFYPQLRTNEKGETLISFTVPESNTTWRFRALAHDKNSRVGTLEQFVITQKELMVTPNMPRFVRQGDKTSISTKISNLSENAISGNVKIEFFDPATDKVIDLRIVNQDQTFSVDKGASTSAQWTFDVPESIELIGCRIIAQNETFSDGEQHVLAVLSNRMMVTESMPIDVTKAGTSTFTFDKLYNNTSSTASNYRLTLEYASNPAWYAIQALPSFSNPTSENAVNWFASYYVNTLGSSIIRQYPKVGAMIEAWKKQGGDKQTFVSKLQKDEEFKNVLLEETPWVLDAKNEAEQMQRLSLLFDLNNTKQMTDAATKKLQDLQNSNEGGWSWYKGMYPSRSVTQYILYGYAKLQQVGQIEYPEDVKEMQMNALKFIDSQILKDFESLKENNKNWEKTSSISTNQLEYAYVRSFYRDIPIDQATRAAERFYTNVASKNWQKLDLYEKSILSVVLKRNGEKELANKIIKSIREYAVKNQKTGMYWPNNRNQVFMSLSAISVHTFLMDALQEVGSSQEEMDMLKRWLINQKRTQIWESTHASIDAITALLSTGSNWFASEETPVISVENEKIEPENKEAGTGYFKKVWNKAEIKNEMGKVEVTTSDTRPAYGALYWQYYENLDKITAHKGDLNVEKQLFKEINTATGKSLSQITENNPLAVGDKVVVRLTVRTDKDMEFVHLKDMRASCFEPIQTISGIKWNEGLMYYQTSKDASTNFFFDVMPKGTYVFEYPVYVNRTGEYANGITTIQCMYAPEFVSHTAGIKVTVKEKE; encoded by the coding sequence ATGAAAAAGCATTTATTCTTTATTCTTTTATTCTTTTCACTAAGTAGCATTATGAGATCACAAACTTCTAACAATAAATATGAAAATGAATGGAAAAACATAGAGCAACTTGCATCTGAAGACTTACCCCAATCCGCATTACAGTCGGTAGATGATGTACTGAAGATGGCAATCTCCGAAAAGAACAATACACAAGTAATAAAAGCACTTATATATAAGAATAAGTTCAAAAAAGAAATCGATTTTAGTGATAATGAAGGTATATTAAGTGACCTCCGGCAGCTTCTAAACCAGTCGAATGATACTACAGAAAAAGCACTGTTAAACTCTATGCTTGCCGAAGCTTATCTAGACTATTACAATGCAAATAGCTGGGAGATCAATAGACGTACCAACCTTTCTGATGTAATTCCGGATGACATCAAAGAATGGACAGGAAATATATTTGTTAATAAAATTGCAGATCATCTCAAGCTTTCAGTTGCAGATATTGCAACACTAAAAAAACATACAACAAAAGAATATGATGATATAATCAACCTTGGTAAGGATACTGAAAGATTTCCCACATTGTATGACTTCTTGATGAAAAGAGCCATAGAGATAGCAGAGAATATACAAAATATTGATAACAGTGATTTTGACCCTACCCTTATAGGTTTAGACATCAAACAACTAATCCTCCCGGCTGATGAGTTCGTTAAGCTTAGTATGAAGTTAGCTTCGGGTAATAGAATGCTTGCATATATATATTATCAGCAATATTTGAAAGATCTATTGGATAGAAATATGACTGCAACAATCATATCAATGGAGATTGGTAAGATAACTTTTACTCAAAACAAGTCGAATTCATTTACGCCAAAAGACGTATTGGATACATATTTGAAACTTGAGAAAAAATATGAATCAAACGAAAACTGTTCCGAAATAATAGCTAAAATAGTTGATGCTTATAATTACGGAACGGATGGTATGGACACAGCTAAAAGAAATGAAACCATATATGCATGGTTGAAAAAAGGATTAGACAAATATCCTAAATCGTATGGAGCGAGAATTTTACGACAACAATTGAACGTTCTTGAATCTCCCATCCTTCTAGTCAATGGTAAAAATCTGCAATATCCGAATGAGGAAATCCGACTAAAAGTAGAATATAAAAATGTAAAAACAGATAGCATAGCACCATTCAAACTATTGAGAAAATTAAATGGGAAATATTCCTTAATAAAAGAATACTCACTGAATCTGACATCTAAAACAACATACAACGCTGATACATTAGATTTGAATATAGGAAAACTTCAACCCGGCGAGTATACATTCACAACCCGAACTATTGAAGAACTTGACAAAGAAATACCAAAAGGTGAAGAAGAAGATATGCTTTATAATAGGTGGGATGACAACAAATTCAAATTTATTGTTTCTTCTCTAATGACATTCTCTCGCAATAGCGCAAAGAATGAATACGAAATATTTGTAGTTGACCGAAATTCGGGCAAGCCTATAAAAGATGCTACAGTAAGAATACATTCTATAGTCAGAAAAAAGGATGATAAAAAAATATTGCTAGCTCGATTAAAAACAAATGAAATAGGTATCGCAACATTCATAGATTCGCGCGATATCAAAGACCTATACTCTGTGGCTAAATACAAAGTAGAACTTGGTGCAGACTCGTGCTTGCAAGCAGAGAATTTAAATTCAAACTCGTACAGATGGGAGCGTACTGTTCCTTACAGCACCCAAGAGAATACGATTAATATATTTACCGACAGGAGCATATATCGTCCCGGGCAAACTGTTTATTTCAAAGCCATCGTGATCGATAAAGAATCCAAAGTTTTAGCGAATCAGACTTGTACAATAGAGTTATTGGATGTGAATGATGAAACGGTTACAGAAAAAGACATCATCACAAATGAATTCGGTTCTGCATCAGGAGAATTTATCTTACCGCAATCCGGATTATTAGGTCAATATAGCATAATGGCAACCGGCGGCGGAGCAGGAACTAATTATTTCAAAGTAGAAGAGTACAAACGACCAACCTTTGAAATCACTTTTGATAAATTAAAAGAAACTTATGCTTTCGGAGAAGAAATAAAACTGAAAGGTTATGCAAAAAATTATTCAGGTGTAAGCCTACAACAAGCGGATGTAAACTATACTATAACCCGCAAACAGCTCGACATCTGGCGCTGGGGAAGAGGCTACAAAGCTCCTTTTGCTGATGGAACAGTAAAAACAAATGACGATGGTTCATTCGAAGTTGTATTTACTCCACAACCTGCAGACGAAAAAAGATATACACCTTTCAACCAACAGAATTACACATTTGAAGTTACAGCAACAGTGACGGATGTAAACGGAGAAACTCAGTCGAACCAATACTCTATTAACGTTGGCAATATTTCTATGGCTATCAACATAGATATACCTAGCCAGATAGAAAAATCGGGAAATGATAAAATAAATATAGGCGCAAAAAATTTACAAGGGGAAGACATCAAGACATCCGGAACTTATATTCTTTATAGTTTATCTGAAAATGACTCTATCAATAAGAAAGTATTTGACGCCACATTTGAAACAGGAGAACAAACTAAATTGAAGTCTTTTTTACAAAGTCAGCCTTCAGGTAAATATCAACTAAAAGTAAAAGCCCTTGATAGTAAGAATAACGAAATAGACGAAAAGGCTAATTTCATTTTATACAGTTTTAGCGACAAAAAACCGCCGATAAAAACAAATGAATGGCTTGTGAAAAAGAATACATCTCTTAGTCCCAATAAGCCGGCTGAAGTTATATTCGGAGTATCAGACAAAGATATATATGTATTGTACCAACTAAATAATAATAAAAAAGTATTTGAACGTCGCTTCATAAAAATGAGTGAGGCGAATCAATTGTTCACTGTTCCTTATAAGGCTGAATATGGAGACGAGATATACATGTCATTCACCTTTGTAAAAGATGGAAAGCTATACAACCAAAATGTATCACTAGCAAAAGAAACCGAAAAAACTGACACGAAGTTAAATCTTAAGCTTGAGGTCTTTCGTGATAAACTACGTCCCGGACAGGCAGAGACATGGACAATCAGCGTAAAAGATACAACCAATACCCCTTCTATAGCCGAAGTGTTGGCATCTATGTACGATGTATCACTGGATAAGCTATATCCGTATATGGCTTGGAATTTCAATCACCCATACATAGGAAAAGAAGCAATATATCCTATTTCGTTCGACTATCCATCACGGTATTGGAATTTAGATGAATCTAAGTGGTTTTATGCAGGCTCGTTATATATGGCAGAAATGAATACGTCTGAAGAAAAAACGCCAGCGAGAAGATTTGATCAACTAAATTGGTTTGGATATATCAATAAATCTTTTGAGGAATATATTTATGAAAAAAGTAATCAAAGTATCGGAATTATCACCTCTAGCGGTATAGGTTCTGACGGGATATTTGCAGCAGATATGGCTGTATTAAATGAAAGTATGGTCATGGGGGTAGCACCAGCTCTTACACCACAGCAAGCTCGATCAAAAAGTTTAGATGGTTACTTCGCAGCAGACTCCATCAGCAGACAAGAGGAAACAGCCAATGAAGAAAACAATGCACCCACACCTCAAATCCGTCAAAACTTCAATGAAACCGCATTTTTCTATCCTCAATTGAGAACAAATGAAAAAGGCGAAACCCTGATATCGTTCACTGTACCCGAGAGCAATACGACATGGCGTTTCAGAGCATTAGCGCATGACAAAAATTCGAGAGTAGGAACATTGGAGCAATTTGTAATAACACAAAAAGAACTGATGGTGACACCGAATATGCCTCGCTTTGTTCGTCAGGGTGATAAGACTAGTATTTCTACCAAAATATCCAATTTGTCAGAAAATGCCATCTCGGGAAATGTAAAAATAGAATTCTTCGATCCTGCTACAGATAAAGTGATTGACCTCAGAATTGTAAATCAAGATCAAACATTCTCTGTAGATAAAGGAGCATCAACCTCTGCCCAGTGGACTTTTGATGTACCCGAAAGCATTGAACTGATCGGTTGCCGCATTATAGCACAAAACGAAACATTCAGTGATGGAGAACAGCATGTTTTGGCTGTACTATCAAACCGTATGATGGTGACAGAAAGCATGCCTATAGATGTTACAAAAGCAGGAACTAGTACATTTACTTTCGATAAATTATACAACAATACGTCATCCACTGCAAGTAATTATAGACTCACACTCGAATATGCATCCAATCCTGCATGGTATGCTATACAAGCACTGCCTTCATTCAGTAATCCTACCAGTGAAAATGCGGTGAACTGGTTTGCTAGTTATTATGTGAATACGCTCGGTTCTTCTATCATCCGTCAGTATCCGAAAGTGGGTGCTATGATAGAAGCATGGAAGAAACAAGGAGGTGATAAACAGACATTCGTATCGAAACTACAGAAAGATGAAGAGTTTAAGAACGTATTGTTAGAAGAAACACCGTGGGTGCTGGATGCCAAAAACGAAGCAGAACAAATGCAGCGCCTTTCTTTATTATTTGATCTGAATAATACAAAACAGATGACCGATGCAGCTACCAAAAAACTACAAGACCTACAAAACAGTAACGAAGGCGGATGGTCGTGGTACAAAGGGATGTACCCGAGCCGTTCTGTTACCCAATATATCCTGTATGGCTATGCTAAACTACAGCAAGTTGGGCAAATAGAATATCCTGAGGATGTGAAGGAAATGCAAATGAATGCTCTCAAATTTATTGATAGCCAAATACTCAAAGACTTTGAAAGCCTGAAAGAGAATAATAAGAATTGGGAGAAAACATCGTCCATATCAACCAATCAGTTAGAATACGCCTATGTCCGTTCATTCTACCGAGACATACCGATTGATCAGGCAACACGTGCAGCCGAAAGGTTCTACACGAATGTAGCAAGTAAAAACTGGCAAAAACTCGATTTGTACGAAAAGTCTATTCTTTCGGTTGTATTAAAAAGAAATGGAGAGAAAGAACTTGCCAATAAGATCATCAAATCAATACGCGAATATGCTGTTAAAAACCAAAAGACAGGTATGTATTGGCCAAATAATCGTAATCAGGTATTTATGTCTCTATCTGCAATCAGTGTACATACATTCTTAATGGATGCACTGCAAGAAGTTGGTTCATCGCAAGAAGAAATGGATATGCTTAAACGATGGTTGATAAATCAGAAACGAACTCAGATATGGGAATCAACGCATGCTTCGATAGATGCTATCACTGCATTGTTAAGCACAGGGTCTAATTGGTTTGCAAGTGAAGAAACGCCTGTAATCTCTGTAGAGAATGAGAAAATAGAACCCGAAAATAAAGAAGCAGGGACAGGTTATTTCAAAAAAGTATGGAACAAAGCCGAGATTAAAAACGAAATGGGTAAAGTAGAGGTGACAACATCAGATACCCGTCCGGCTTACGGAGCTTTATACTGGCAATATTATGAAAACTTGGATAAGATTACAGCGCATAAAGGAGACCTGAATGTAGAGAAACAGTTATTTAAAGAAATCAACACAGCTACAGGTAAATCTTTAAGTCAAATTACAGAGAACAATCCGCTTGCTGTGGGAGATAAAGTAGTAGTGCGCCTAACAGTTAGAACAGACAAGGATATGGAATTTGTTCATCTGAAAGATATGCGGGCTTCTTGTTTCGAACCTATTCAAACGATTTCGGGTATAAAATGGAATGAAGGATTGATGTATTACCAAACGTCAAAAGATGCATCTACTAATTTCTTCTTCGATGTTATGCCAAAGGGAACTTATGTATTTGAATACCCTGTATATGTAAACCGTACAGGAGAATACGCTAATGGAATAACAACAATACAATGTATGTATGCGCCTGAATTTGTATCGCATACAGCCGGAATAAAAGTAACTGTAAAAGAAAAAGAATGA
- the crcB gene encoding fluoride efflux transporter CrcB: MIKQILLVGLGGAVGSILRFLTSAFIVRIEPFPFPLATFLINILGCFCIGLFANLVPSNNLRMLLITGFCGGFTTFSTFASETLTLANNNQSILAFVYVLASCVIGISAVWLGMYLTK, translated from the coding sequence ATGATTAAGCAAATATTACTAGTAGGACTTGGTGGGGCTGTAGGAAGTATATTGAGATTTCTTACATCTGCTTTTATCGTAAGGATTGAGCCATTTCCTTTTCCATTAGCTACATTTCTAATCAACATTCTCGGATGCTTCTGTATCGGCTTATTTGCAAATCTGGTTCCCTCCAACAATTTACGAATGCTACTTATTACAGGATTTTGCGGAGGCTTTACAACATTCTCTACTTTTGCTAGCGAAACTTTAACATTGGCTAACAACAACCAATCAATACTGGCATTTGTTTATGTATTGGCAAGCTGTGTTATCGGAATATCTGCCGTTTGGCTAGGAATGTACCTAACAAAATAA
- a CDS encoding GLPGLI family protein yields the protein MKKMFVLLILLSACMQAFSQNISASNVKVVKLDKGNVLSENLDEAGIRCYYKFVQPVTISQKTEQKIDTLTLDIGAKVSHYYDATRARRDSIFGDFMNNKLNPATIQSISVVKNGDMSSFDSNMGTTFESEEKGETAHLYKKKQVGEIIIIDRSEDAPNKYKCIDKVSYQWDIKTDTLTILGYLCQKASTTFRGRTYDAWFTSDIPVNDGPWKFYGLPGLILKVNDTENIFSFEIIGLEHLTPTVEILLAKEDYINASLKDLDKLKKKRSGGMAVNVNGGNVIMVRKKNNNEYISLEKE from the coding sequence ATGAAGAAGATGTTTGTTTTATTGATCCTTCTATCTGCTTGTATGCAAGCTTTTTCACAGAATATATCAGCAAGTAATGTGAAAGTTGTTAAACTTGATAAAGGTAATGTTTTATCCGAAAATCTTGATGAAGCCGGTATTCGTTGCTACTACAAGTTCGTGCAGCCGGTAACGATAAGTCAGAAAACTGAACAGAAGATCGACACTCTAACACTCGATATTGGAGCAAAAGTGTCCCATTATTATGATGCTACGAGAGCTAGACGCGATTCGATTTTTGGTGATTTTATGAACAACAAGCTGAATCCGGCAACAATACAGAGTATTTCGGTTGTGAAGAATGGAGATATGTCGTCGTTTGATAGTAACATGGGGACAACATTCGAATCGGAAGAGAAAGGTGAGACTGCACATTTGTACAAAAAGAAGCAAGTCGGTGAGATTATAATTATAGACAGATCCGAAGATGCTCCTAATAAATATAAATGTATAGATAAGGTTTCTTATCAATGGGATATAAAAACGGATACCTTGACTATTTTGGGCTATTTGTGTCAGAAAGCGAGTACAACTTTTAGAGGTAGAACGTATGACGCTTGGTTTACCTCTGATATTCCGGTAAACGATGGTCCTTGGAAGTTTTATGGACTACCCGGGCTGATTTTAAAAGTAAATGATACCGAAAATATTTTCTCTTTTGAGATTATAGGATTGGAGCATTTAACCCCAACTGTAGAAATTTTATTGGCAAAAGAGGATTATATCAACGCCAGCCTTAAGGATTTAGATAAGCTCAAAAAAAAGAGATCCGGGGGTATGGCAGTGAATGTTAATGGAGGCAATGTTATAATGGTTCGTAAAAAGAATAATAATGAGTACATATCATTAGAAAAGGAATAA
- a CDS encoding carboxypeptidase-like regulatory domain-containing protein, whose amino-acid sequence MKRYFFLFLILISAMAQAQTIITGIVRDEKRNPIADINVTLQEKSGRLTLGFAMTDVKGAYKLEYKGKADSIAITVSGFNVQKQTKIVENRNQNIDFSIESASILLNEVKITPPKIRQAGDTLNYLVESFSDLNDRTIGDVLKKMPGIKVQENGAILYQNRPINKFYIENADLLQGRYGIATNNIDAKDVSTVQVLENHQPIKALKDKEVSEDAAINLKLKDSAKGTIIANTQLGLGGSPLLWNNELTGMYIAKKLQNITIYKGNNSGDDVTRELTSFYSNDASNMDKGGLLGVQSPLSPSIAEKRYLNNQANILSANNLWSLKNDYQLTANLSYLNDLQRKDSYAFTEYYLANDSILKIEEYMNSRLRKERLTGDIQLNANKDKFYFNNLFKIEGIWDRERGDVISADSVSQYLKKPYYSINNTFNIVKTGEKYTWNFHSFFGYNSSAHTLSIEPLLYQDLLSPSTYSSRMMQSVEQDNLAVYNKVSLGFGKGTWKQEYAVSMRTDIQGLSSELGTDNTTYVADSFKNDLRQVKYELIFSPVYTYAKGKLNSVLALPFNYTLLDVKNNLSDEKRRKNNFSFNPSLFLHYKISGYWTSYCNYSYRTSIGKINQLYKGYILSSYRSLLKNDGDVFEQKAHNASASLYYRDPITTLFGMFNISYSNVRTNLLSDYSYLGTLTLRSSILAPSTTERLGADMHLSKDIETLGSTVFLGGNYTISRSSQVTQGRLIDYNNQGYSFSPRIITKISPSVNLQYEFKYSQSISKVKNEKKTFDPIRIMSHNIQLSIFPFKGMSLNLKCESFYNNAIISGSRSMTFGDISAKYKYKQLEFMFDYTNIFNSKQFVSASYTDVSRYYSAYMLRPTEVLLKVRFKLK is encoded by the coding sequence ATGAAAAGATATTTTTTCCTCTTTCTTATTTTGATTTCGGCTATGGCTCAAGCTCAAACTATAATAACAGGAATAGTTCGTGATGAGAAGCGTAATCCTATAGCAGACATAAATGTTACCTTACAAGAGAAGTCGGGGCGGCTGACTCTTGGCTTTGCTATGACTGACGTGAAGGGTGCATACAAGCTCGAATATAAAGGCAAGGCTGATAGTATTGCAATTACTGTATCTGGCTTTAATGTGCAGAAGCAAACTAAGATTGTAGAAAATAGAAATCAGAATATAGATTTTTCTATAGAATCGGCATCAATTTTATTAAACGAAGTGAAAATAACACCCCCTAAAATCAGGCAAGCGGGTGATACGTTGAATTATCTTGTAGAAAGCTTTTCAGATCTAAATGATAGAACAATCGGTGATGTGCTGAAAAAGATGCCCGGAATAAAGGTTCAGGAAAATGGCGCGATTTTATATCAGAATCGTCCTATAAACAAATTCTATATAGAGAATGCCGATCTGTTGCAAGGGCGTTATGGTATTGCTACAAACAATATCGATGCAAAAGATGTATCAACGGTGCAAGTGTTGGAAAATCACCAACCAATTAAAGCTCTAAAAGACAAAGAAGTGTCGGAAGATGCGGCTATTAATCTGAAACTGAAAGATTCGGCCAAAGGAACTATCATTGCGAATACACAGCTAGGATTAGGCGGTTCACCCTTGCTTTGGAACAACGAATTGACAGGGATGTACATAGCTAAGAAGTTGCAGAATATAACAATCTATAAGGGAAACAATTCGGGTGATGATGTCACTCGAGAGTTGACTTCTTTTTATTCGAATGATGCTTCCAATATGGATAAAGGAGGTCTTCTGGGTGTGCAGAGCCCCTTATCTCCATCCATAGCAGAAAAACGCTATCTGAATAATCAAGCAAATATATTGTCTGCTAATAATTTGTGGTCTTTAAAGAATGATTATCAATTGACGGCGAACCTTAGTTACCTGAACGATCTCCAACGAAAAGACAGTTATGCTTTTACTGAATACTATTTGGCGAATGATAGTATTTTGAAGATAGAAGAATATATGAACTCTCGCCTAAGAAAAGAACGGTTGACTGGAGATATTCAATTGAATGCAAATAAAGACAAATTTTATTTTAATAATCTTTTCAAGATTGAGGGTATATGGGATAGGGAGAGAGGAGATGTCATTTCTGCTGATAGCGTTAGCCAATATCTGAAAAAGCCGTACTATAGTATTAATAATACGTTCAATATAGTGAAAACAGGAGAAAAGTATACATGGAACTTTCATTCTTTTTTCGGATACAATTCATCTGCGCATACATTATCTATAGAGCCTCTGCTGTATCAAGATTTGTTAAGTCCTTCGACTTATTCATCAAGGATGATGCAGAGTGTAGAACAAGATAATTTGGCTGTATATAATAAGGTCTCATTAGGGTTCGGTAAAGGAACTTGGAAGCAGGAGTATGCTGTAAGCATGCGTACCGATATACAAGGTTTAAGTTCTGAATTGGGAACAGATAATACTACATATGTAGCTGATTCATTTAAAAATGATCTCCGACAAGTTAAATATGAGCTAATCTTTAGCCCCGTTTATACCTATGCTAAAGGAAAGCTAAACTCTGTGTTGGCATTGCCTTTTAATTACACACTTCTTGATGTAAAGAACAATCTTTCTGATGAAAAGCGTCGCAAAAATAATTTTTCTTTTAATCCTTCTTTATTTCTTCATTATAAGATATCTGGTTATTGGACGTCTTACTGCAACTACAGCTATAGAACTTCTATCGGTAAGATCAACCAACTGTATAAAGGATATATTCTATCGTCGTATCGTAGCTTGTTGAAAAATGACGGGGATGTTTTTGAACAAAAGGCGCATAATGCAAGCGCATCTTTGTATTATAGGGATCCTATTACAACTCTATTTGGAATGTTTAATATTAGCTATTCCAATGTCAGGACGAACCTTTTGTCTGATTATTCTTATTTGGGAACTCTTACTCTACGTTCTTCAATTTTAGCCCCTTCTACTACCGAAAGGCTAGGAGCAGATATGCACCTCAGTAAAGATATTGAAACGTTAGGCTCAACTGTTTTTCTGGGAGGGAACTATACGATTAGTCGCTCATCTCAGGTTACACAAGGACGACTTATCGATTATAATAATCAGGGATACTCTTTTTCTCCTCGTATAATAACTAAGATAAGCCCTTCTGTTAATTTACAATATGAGTTTAAATATTCACAAAGTATTAGTAAGGTGAAAAATGAGAAAAAAACATTTGATCCAATACGCATAATGTCACATAACATTCAGTTGAGTATATTTCCATTCAAGGGGATGTCGCTTAACCTGAAGTGTGAAAGTTTTTATAATAATGCAATTATATCGGGAAGTCGATCTATGACATTTGGTGATATAAGTGCAAAGTACAAGTATAAACAATTAGAGTTTATGTTTGATTATACAAATATATTCAATTCCAAACAGTTTGTTTCTGCTTCATACACCGATGTCAGTCGTTATTATTCTGCATATATGTTGAGGCCTACAGAGGTATTGCTAAAAGTTAGATTTAAGTTAAAGTAG